CGCCTACGAGGCGGGCGAGGCGGCGCGCGCCATCATCATCGTCGACGAGGCCTACGGGGAGTTCGCCCAGAAGGACACGCCGAGCGCCCTCACCCTGCTGCCCGGGCGCCCCCGACTGCTCGTGTCCCGCACGATGAGCAAGGCGTTCGCCCTGGCCGGAGCCCGGATCGGGTATCTCGCCGCAGCGCCGGAGGTCGCCGACGCGCTCCGGCTGGTCCGCCTGCCGTACCACCTCTCCGCGATCACCCAGGCGGCGGCCAACGCGGCCCTCACGCACGCGGCCACCCTCCTGTCCAATGTCGAGGCCATCAAGGTGCAGCGGGACCGCATCGTGCGGGAGCTCCGGGGCCTCGGCCTCTCGCCGGCCCCGTCGGACGCGAACTTCGTGTTCTTCTCGGGCCTCGAGGACCCGCACCGCGTGTGGGAGGGGCTCCTGGAGGCAGGGGTCCTCATCCGCGACGTCGGTATCCCCGGCTCGCTGCGGGTCACCGCGGGAACAGAACGCGAGACCACGGTGTTCCTCTCGGCGTTGGAGAAGCTGCTCTAGCCCGTCGGTACCGTCCGCCGGACCACCCCGCGCGGGTCTCCTAGACTTGAGGAGCGCGCACGGTCCGGCGTCGCACCCCTCCACCCCACAGCAGCACGCCCCAAACCTCGATCCG
This genomic interval from Arthrobacter agilis contains the following:
- a CDS encoding histidinol-phosphate transaminase: MPSSVDALSNLPLRDDLVGLHPYGAPQLDVPILLNVNENTHGVPADVHAAIVEAVAAATQGLNRYPDREFTELRKNLADYLGHGLTPDQLWAANGSNEVLQQVLQAFGGPGRTAIGFPPTYSMYPLLASGTGTRYVTADREASYAMTPEATARAVRSSGANIVFLCSPNNPTGTALGLDVIEAAYEAGEAARAIIIVDEAYGEFAQKDTPSALTLLPGRPRLLVSRTMSKAFALAGARIGYLAAAPEVADALRLVRLPYHLSAITQAAANAALTHAATLLSNVEAIKVQRDRIVRELRGLGLSPAPSDANFVFFSGLEDPHRVWEGLLEAGVLIRDVGIPGSLRVTAGTERETTVFLSALEKLL